In Bos indicus isolate NIAB-ARS_2022 breed Sahiwal x Tharparkar chromosome 19, NIAB-ARS_B.indTharparkar_mat_pri_1.0, whole genome shotgun sequence, the following proteins share a genomic window:
- the MARCHF10 gene encoding probable E3 ubiquitin-protein ligase MARCHF10 isoform X4: MLHEAKDRQKFVSDVQYLRDMQHKVDSEYQACLRRQEYKRDPNEKKRDQFWGQETNFERSRFSSGSSSKQSSADEDAQAEPRLSATSSACKTDSRLPAIDQTSVKQKHKSTMTPKKLEKAGPSKPPPAAQAPQILSRKRRPNLGRLTVSPETQSPRLSGDRSRQKLQRPGKVPALRGIDPIVQQEHPAWASDTKLKRPTQERRNLVPSSQVIMVMENSRTERARKGDTGTRSQSMPHSALPQAFQGTHSPQELDESLGPPLVASTLGGPRRTTFRFRDEDFYSILSSNPGGEHDDTEEETHMEEELLMAGMHPPRSPSSHKRSRFLGTLATQAKNKNSEENPAHCRANSIRRSEASHGSLRISNAMEPVTEQSSVGQRMSQDPGLSDGGSIKGKDSSDCESEKKASHSWDTQSEPSLEDDINAENESRDGISMEERPGTHAYERDCQAYLSESSNPLDSFLAGRPMAPRSSVNLSHNMPGSVTHFTLRDDTLADLPPSSTLVPSSDSEGSSRFSGHQPLSPIRNRNLLAGAENCSYLPVDSAHDLDVRGAEDVTSTSPAQDAPLYTDNLLPNPQGNLSLMESSSSSPSGMNVQGHLHVARSLQENRPFTFFAGSEFPNQNENGSGMEFSGFTKAKGAPKMKTDPEKLKKIQESLLEEDSEEEGDLCRICQIAGGSPTNPLLEPCGCVGSLQFVHQECLKKWLKVKITSGADLGAVKTCEMCKQSLLVNLDDFNVTEFYQKHQQSRGIFLTQESNASLLHCRQILYRLSHQGSPYYSISDI; encoded by the exons AGTTCTGCTGATGAGGATGCTCAAGCCGAACCAAGATTATCTGCCACAAGTTCTGCTTGTAAGACCGATTCTAGACTTCCGGCAATTGACCAAACCTCAGTCAAGCAGAAACATAAGAGTACCATGACTCCCAAGAAATTAGAGAAAGCGGGCCCCAGCAAACCCCCTCCAG CAGCCCAGGCACCACAGATTTTATCAAGGAAGAGGAGGCCAAACCTGGGGAGACTGACAGTCAGCCCAGAGACGCAGAGCCCACGATTGTCTGGGGACAGAAGCAGACAGAAACTGCAGCGGCCTGGGAAGGTACCTGCCCTCAGGGGAATAG ATCCAATAGTTCAACAAGAACATCCAGCATGGGCAAGTGATACCAAGCTGAAGAGGCCGACTCAAGAGAGAAGAAACTTGGTCCCATCCTCACAAGTAATAATGGTGATGGAAAACTCCCGCACTGAACGAGCCAGAAAAGGAGACACAGGCACGCGCTCCCAGAGCATGCCACACTCAGCCCTGCCCCAGGCCTTCCAAGGAACACACAGTCCCCAAGAGTTGGATGAGTCCTTGGGGCCACCACTTGTAGCCAGCACCCTGGGAGGGCCGAGAAGGACCACGTTTCGGTTCAGAGACGAAGACTTCTATTCCATTTTATCCTCAAACCCTGGAGGTGAACATGAtgacacagaagaggaaacccaCATGGAGGAAGAACTTTTGATGGCTGGCATGCACCCGCCCCGTTCTCCTTCCAGTCATAAGAGAAGTAGATTCCTTGGGACACTGGCCACtcaggccaaaaataaaaactctgaagAAAATCCTGCACACTGCAGAGCGAATTCTATAAGGAGAAGTGAGGCCAGCCATGGCTCCTTAAGAATTAGCAATGCGATGGAGCCAGTGACAGAGCAATCTTCTGTCGGGCAAAGGATGTCCCAAGACCCTGGGCTCTCTGATGGGGGATCTATTAAAGGAAAAGACAGCAGTGACTGTGAAAGTGAGAAAAAGGCCTCTCATTCATGGGACACCCAATCCGAACCCAGCCTGGAGGATGACATCAATGCTGAAAATGAATCCCGTGATGGTATCTCTATGGAAGAGAGGCCTGGAACCCATGCTTATGAAAGAGACTGTCAGGCCTATTTAAGTGAGTCTAGTAACCCTCTTGATTCTTTCCTTGCTGGTAGACCAATGGCTCCAAGATCATCAGTGAATTTGTCCCATAACATGCCTGGATCAGTCACACATTTCACTCTGAGAGATGATACTCTGGCAGACCTGCCCCCATCATCTACCTTAGTTCCCAGTTCAGACTCGGAGGGAAGTTCCAGGTTTAGCGGTCATCAACCACTGTCCCCCATTAGAAACAGGAATCTACTTGCTGGTGCTGAAAACTGCAGTTACCTTCCAGTAGACAGTGCACATGACCTTGATGTCAGGGGAGCAGAAGATGTTACTTCAACAAGCCCGGCTCAGGACGCTCCCTTATATACAGACAATCTCTTGCCGAATCCTCAGGGCAACCTGTCCTTGATGGAGTCTTCCAGCTCCTCCCCATCAGGAATGAATGTACAAGGCCACTTGCACGTGGCGCGGTCTCTGCAAGAAAACAGACCTTTTACATTCTTTGCTGGGTCTGAGTTCCCAAACCAAAATGAGAATGGAAGCGGAATGGAGTTCTCTGGCTTTACCAAAGCAAAGGGAGCCCCTAAAATGAAGACAGATCCTGAGAAACtcaagaaaatacaagaaag tctcctggaggaggattcCGAGGAGGAGGGAGACTTGTGTCGCATCTGTCAGATAGCCGGGGGTTCCCCCACCAACCCTCTCCTGGAGCCATGCGGCTGTGTGGGAAGCCTGCAGTTTGTTCATCAGGAGTGCCTGAAAaaatggctgaaagtgaaaataaCATCAG gAGCAGATCTTGGTGCTGTAAAGACCTGTGAGATGTGTAAGCAAAGCCTACTGGTCAACCTGGATGATTTCAATGTGACCGAGTTCTACCAGAAGCACCAGCAGTCCCGG gggatcttcctgacccaggaatcgaacgcaagtctcttgcattgcaggcagattctttaccgactgagccaccagggaagcccgtactACAGTATAAGTGATATTTAA